In Diorhabda carinulata isolate Delta chromosome 6, icDioCari1.1, whole genome shotgun sequence, a single genomic region encodes these proteins:
- the LOC130895782 gene encoding serine protease 27: MLFLVVLVVCNVNGYHLLGRQILWSNWENDEFGGYRKQIGITGRVFVTMFGFPAKCEKQGESHACTLSLACWLVGGSSQTGCGGNPWLVACCVTRNKYVPSVIPYEDYDDLQDSFEFQKNSGYLIQKRIDDFPLPESEYDDCGLSGDRILKKRIIGGREANFGQFPWQAYIKIGTFQCGGVLVSRKFVATAAHCILSVNVENIWIYLGDLDIQDTGIVEEPAPADLHKVRKKVIHPKFRYRATQPDRYDLALLELAIEASNYFHISPICLPSKEIELTGREAVVAGWGKIKRTNDLIGTNVLRSASVPILDLNQCVRWHEMNRIFVDLHEEMLCAGHENGKQDACLGDSGGPLIVLERGRWTLVGIISAGFGCGVPRQPGIYHKIPVTTDWIRNVIAQ; this comes from the exons GCTTTTCTTAGTGGTGTTAGTTGTATGTAACGTGAACGGTTATCATTTGTTGGGTCGACAGATTTTATGGTCAAATTGGGAAAATGATGAATTTGGAGGCTACAGAAAACAAATTGGTATTACAG GAAGAGTGTTTGTAACGATGTTTGGATTTCCTGCGAAATGTGAAAAACAAGGAGAGTCGCACGCCTGTACTCTATCTTTAGCATGTTGGTTGGTAGGTGGATCGAGTCAAACAGGATGTGGTGGTAATCCTTGGTTGGTAGCCTGCTGCGTTACCAGAAACAAATACGTACCGTCCGTTATTCCATATGAAGACTACGATGATTTACAAGACAGTTTCGA attccaaaaaaattctggatatttgatacaaaaaagaATAGACGATTTTCCACTACCGGAATCGGAATACGATGATTGCGGTTTATCGGGAGATCGTATATTGAAAAAACGAATAATTGGAGGACGCGAAGCTAATTTTGGACAATTTCCTTGGCAGGCGTATATAAAAATCGGTACTTTTCAATGTGGAGGAGTTCTAG tATCAAGAAAATTTGTTGCAACTGCCGCACATTGTATATTGAGTgtgaatgttgaaaatatttggatatatttaGGGGATCTTGATATCCAAGATACTGGAATCGTTGAAGAACCGGCCCCAGCTGATTTACATAAG GTTCGTAAAAAAGTTATACATCCGAAATTTCGATATCGTGCTACGCAGCCCGATAGATACGATTTGGCCCTCCTGGAATTGGCGATCGAAGCCAgtaactattttcatatttctcctATTTGTCTGCCGAGTAAAGAGATTGAATTAACAGGAAGGGAAGCAGTGGTTGCCGGTTGGGGAAAAATTAAGAGAACTAATGATTTAATTGGCACTAATGTTCTGAGAAGTGCTTCGGTTCCTATTTTAG ATTTAAACCAATGCGTTCGTTGGCACGAAATGAATAGAATTTTCGTCGACCTTCACGAGGAAATGTTATGTGCAGGTCACGAAAACGGGAAACAGGACGCCTGTCTAGGGGATTCTGGGGGTCCTTTGATAGTTCTCGAACGTGGGCGTTGGACTTTGGTAGGAATTATAAGTGCAGGTTTTGGATGCGGTGTACCTCGTCAACCTGGAATCTATCATAAAATTCCAGTAACGACGGATTGGATTAGAAACGTTATAGCccaataa